The Anabaena sp. WA102 genome contains a region encoding:
- a CDS encoding DNA phosphorothioation-associated protein 4 — translation MAETGRIRVAKDKAELVKSLTSADGGTGPFQTFADVIVFAAALGVKYKKRVPLGEISKREPAPIRLEYFATMGHDMLIKLLGITETHDIVILSPYEEEYEKQRNGIFEEYANGGLEILQNELRGAVDYSERILLFLGYERTNHPNEEEEFDLTKFLS, via the coding sequence ATGGCGGAAACTGGTAGAATCAGGGTTGCTAAGGATAAAGCTGAGTTGGTGAAAAGTTTAACTTCTGCTGATGGGGGAACTGGTCCTTTTCAGACTTTCGCTGATGTGATTGTTTTTGCTGCTGCTTTGGGTGTAAAGTATAAAAAGCGTGTTCCTTTGGGGGAAATTTCTAAACGTGAACCAGCACCAATTAGGTTAGAATATTTCGCTACGATGGGACATGATATGTTAATTAAATTATTGGGAATTACCGAAACTCACGATATTGTAATTTTATCTCCTTATGAGGAAGAATACGAAAAACAACGCAATGGAATTTTTGAAGAATACGCTAATGGTGGACTAGAAATATTACAAAATGAGTTAAGAGGTGCGGTAGATTATTCTGAACGAATTTTATTATTTCTCGGTTATGAAAGAACAAATCATCCAAATGAAGAAGAGGAATTTGATTTAACTAAATTCCTCAGTTGA
- a CDS encoding DNA sulfur modification protein DndB, whose protein sequence is MTQLNEENNNDITPEVKAQFSSFIEPFFSKYHRERCYPGLILRHGKRKMLQINIPPGDFPALLVVKPATENDPDSGRQRPEVPGHADEIKNYIIEKAQKGKPWILGTLTANVALGKINILEFGRGICLVVIPRGVKLEITDGQHRKSAIQKLIEGDGSELISDDDFPITLVLEEDIEQCKKDFLDMAQTRKLDKALLLSFGVSEGRTGITKKLVEQVHIFHNKTDKVNDNPSATKGFIYTNNYIARAVSCAFTNNPEAELSDYDVAISSNSLSNCLNEFFYECSNTRYISVKKAEDLTVVEIRKFKDECLLGVSVGLEVLARLLHLTYNKDSNYFDETKVSQLARIGWTRDNSIWENTLIRIDPNPKNPNKRYKLSTGANAVTDAVKKIKYELGWTDNSSY, encoded by the coding sequence ATGACTCAATTGAACGAAGAGAACAACAACGATATTACTCCTGAAGTAAAAGCTCAGTTTAGCTCATTTATAGAGCCATTCTTTTCTAAATACCATCGTGAACGCTGTTATCCAGGTTTGATTCTCCGTCACGGTAAGCGAAAAATGCTACAAATTAATATACCACCTGGAGATTTTCCTGCACTTTTAGTCGTCAAACCTGCTACTGAGAATGATCCTGATTCAGGTAGACAACGCCCAGAAGTACCAGGTCATGCTGATGAGATCAAAAATTATATTATCGAGAAAGCGCAAAAAGGAAAACCTTGGATTTTAGGTACACTGACAGCAAATGTAGCTCTGGGAAAAATAAATATTCTCGAATTTGGTAGAGGTATTTGTTTAGTTGTAATTCCCCGTGGAGTAAAGTTAGAGATTACAGACGGTCAACATCGTAAGAGTGCTATTCAAAAATTGATCGAAGGTGATGGAAGTGAATTGATTAGTGATGATGATTTTCCAATTACATTGGTTTTAGAAGAAGATATTGAACAATGTAAAAAAGATTTTCTAGACATGGCTCAAACTAGAAAATTAGATAAAGCATTGCTGTTATCATTTGGTGTCTCTGAGGGACGTACTGGTATTACTAAAAAATTGGTAGAACAAGTACACATCTTTCATAATAAGACAGATAAGGTTAATGATAATCCAAGTGCTACGAAGGGATTTATTTACACAAATAACTACATAGCGAGGGCTGTAAGTTGTGCTTTTACTAATAATCCTGAAGCTGAACTTAGCGACTATGATGTAGCTATATCATCTAATTCTCTCTCTAATTGTCTCAATGAGTTTTTCTATGAATGTAGCAATACTAGATATATTTCTGTAAAAAAAGCAGAAGATTTGACTGTTGTTGAGATCAGGAAATTTAAGGATGAATGTCTATTGGGTGTCAGTGTTGGTCTGGAAGTTTTGGCTAGATTACTACATTTAACTTACAACAAAGACAGCAATTATTTTGATGAAACAAAAGTTTCCCAACTCGCACGGATAGGTTGGACAAGGGATAATTCAATTTGGGAAAATACTTTAATTAGAATAGATCCTAACCCAAAAAATCCGAATAAGCGTTATAAACTATCTACAGGTGCAAATGCAGTAACGGATGCAGTTAAAAAGATTAAATACGAATTAGGATGGACAGACAACTCTTCATATTAA
- a CDS encoding DGQHR domain-containing protein has protein sequence MNDSTNTLNNQLANEYLERENQDKQVLALLLDRFLEKKDQILVQKTEMGGTEAYVGSVTLEWFAGRVHFASGLPLLQKKYNPETENIEIDADSIDDIQQRPVDWSRQAPLVQYLAARKNHKFPAVLVVINQPWVDNPKAAEWDSQGRAKKATTDFIPLDKDGKVGLLNISEDNVTIYALDGQHRLMGVQGLMELIKSGKLQRYKKDKTADESFITLSDLIDKYQVEPAYLQNLSKEKIGIEFICAVNTGETHAEAKRRVRSIFVHVNLMAAPLTKGQLAQLNEDDGFAIVARKIAVTHPLLEQKPNRNPRVNWNSATVAANSTVLTTLQALQDMSERYLGQKFPHWKPLEKGLIPMRPENEEIQEGIADFRLLFDNLANLPSYKILEHEDTTVLRRFHFEKDGGEGNMLFRPVSQVALAQALGTLVFKKDFALTDIFKKLEKFDRQGGFSSMEYPQSLWYGVLYDPNKKRVQIAGKDLAVKLFIYMLGGMTEKMEVTALRKALANARTTEEQTIGFDGKLVKPQDVGLPVILS, from the coding sequence ATGAATGATAGTACAAATACACTAAATAATCAACTCGCTAACGAGTATTTAGAACGAGAAAATCAGGATAAACAGGTATTAGCTTTACTGCTAGACAGGTTTTTAGAGAAAAAAGACCAAATTCTTGTCCAAAAGACAGAAATGGGTGGTACTGAGGCTTATGTAGGTTCTGTGACATTAGAATGGTTTGCGGGACGCGTACATTTTGCGTCTGGTTTACCCCTGCTGCAAAAAAAGTACAACCCAGAGACAGAGAATATTGAAATTGATGCTGATAGTATTGATGACATTCAGCAACGCCCTGTTGACTGGTCGCGTCAAGCACCGTTAGTACAGTATTTAGCAGCGAGGAAAAATCATAAATTTCCGGCTGTACTGGTAGTAATTAATCAACCTTGGGTAGATAACCCCAAAGCAGCGGAGTGGGATAGTCAAGGACGGGCTAAAAAGGCGACTACTGATTTTATACCTTTAGATAAAGATGGTAAAGTCGGTTTACTGAATATTTCTGAAGACAATGTGACAATTTATGCTTTAGATGGTCAGCATAGATTAATGGGTGTCCAAGGTTTAATGGAGTTAATTAAATCTGGTAAACTGCAACGTTATAAAAAGGATAAAACTGCTGACGAAAGTTTTATTACTCTATCTGATTTGATTGATAAATATCAAGTAGAACCTGCTTATTTACAAAATTTATCTAAAGAAAAAATTGGCATTGAATTTATTTGTGCTGTGAATACTGGGGAAACTCATGCAGAAGCAAAACGACGGGTAAGATCAATTTTTGTTCATGTAAATTTGATGGCTGCACCTTTAACTAAAGGTCAGTTAGCACAATTAAATGAAGATGATGGTTTTGCTATTGTAGCGCGAAAAATTGCCGTTACACATCCACTTTTAGAACAAAAACCTAATCGCAATCCCCGTGTTAATTGGAATAGTGCCACAGTAGCCGCTAATTCTACAGTTTTGACTACCCTGCAAGCTTTACAAGATATGTCTGAAAGGTATTTGGGGCAAAAGTTCCCCCACTGGAAACCTTTGGAAAAAGGGTTAATTCCCATGCGTCCAGAAAATGAAGAAATTCAGGAAGGAATTGCCGATTTTAGACTACTTTTTGATAATTTAGCTAATCTTCCCAGTTATAAAATATTGGAACACGAAGATACAACAGTTTTGCGGCGCTTCCATTTTGAAAAAGACGGAGGTGAGGGAAATATGTTATTTCGTCCAGTTTCTCAAGTTGCTTTAGCGCAAGCTTTGGGAACTTTGGTATTTAAAAAAGATTTTGCTTTGACGGATATTTTTAAGAAGTTGGAGAAATTTGACCGTCAAGGGGGTTTTAGTAGTATGGAATATCCTCAATCTTTATGGTATGGGGTTTTATATGACCCCAATAAAAAGCGGGTACAAATAGCAGGAAAAGATTTAGCTGTGAAGTTATTCATTTATATGTTGGGAGGAATGACTGAAAAAATGGAAGTTACTGCTTTACGTAAAGCTTTAGCTAATGCTAGGACGACAGAAGAACAAACTATAGGTTTTGATGGAAAGTTGGTCAAACCCCAGGATGTAGGACTTCCAGTTATACTGAGTTAG
- the dndC gene encoding DNA phosphorothioation system sulfurtransferase DndC, with translation MNTTQQPENKNQQSSAVAELIEDIQALTTEIQELYCLDQIPWVVGYSGGKDSTATLQLVWNAIAELPPEKRTKKIYVITTDTLVENPIIAAWVRNSLEQMKLESQTQGLPFEPHLLRPDFKETFWVGLIGKGYPAPRGKFRWCTERLKINPSNRFIRDVIRNNGEAIVVLGTRKAESLKRAHRMKKLEAQRVRDHLSPNMNLPNSLVYSPIEDWENDDVWIYLMQWENPWKYSNKELFAIYRGASADNECPLVVDTTTPSCGSSRFGCWVCTLVSQDKSLTAMIQNDEEKEWMQPLLDFRKELDLEENRDRRDFRRRRGGVQLYERNLEGEVSIEPIPGPYLKEAREDWLRKLLTVEKQIRQTAPENMRDITLLTIEELSEIRRIWLEERHEFDDSLPRIYEEVTGEVFKDPRPGADQSILGSDEWEILEEICDNDGMYLELMARLLDTERQFKKKTRRVGIYESLEKCFDTSSRSPEQAIANAHLKRDLRQAALEGDVATIREKFKQLSLGDTAEKQESKPQTWANFKYAQKNPDDNPDQ, from the coding sequence ATGAATACAACACAACAACCAGAAAATAAAAATCAGCAAAGCTCTGCTGTAGCAGAGTTAATTGAAGATATTCAAGCTCTGACTACAGAAATTCAAGAATTGTATTGTTTAGATCAAATACCTTGGGTAGTAGGCTATTCGGGCGGAAAAGACAGCACTGCTACTTTACAACTTGTGTGGAATGCGATCGCTGAACTCCCACCCGAAAAGCGAACAAAAAAAATATATGTCATTACTACGGATACACTGGTAGAAAATCCTATTATTGCGGCTTGGGTACGTAATTCGTTAGAACAAATGAAACTGGAGTCGCAAACGCAAGGATTACCATTTGAACCCCATTTATTAAGACCAGATTTTAAAGAAACATTCTGGGTAGGTTTAATTGGTAAAGGTTATCCAGCCCCAAGAGGGAAATTTCGTTGGTGTACAGAACGTCTGAAAATTAATCCTTCTAATCGCTTTATTCGTGATGTTATTCGTAACAATGGAGAAGCAATTGTTGTATTGGGAACGCGCAAAGCTGAAAGTTTAAAACGCGCCCATAGAATGAAAAAATTAGAAGCCCAGCGAGTAAGAGATCATTTAAGTCCTAACATGAATTTACCAAACTCTTTGGTTTATAGTCCTATTGAAGATTGGGAAAATGATGATGTATGGATTTATTTAATGCAATGGGAAAATCCTTGGAAATACAGTAATAAAGAATTATTTGCTATTTATCGAGGTGCATCTGCTGATAATGAATGTCCTTTAGTTGTTGATACAACTACTCCTAGTTGTGGAAGTTCTCGTTTTGGTTGCTGGGTTTGTACCCTTGTTAGTCAAGATAAATCATTAACAGCAATGATTCAAAATGATGAAGAAAAAGAATGGATGCAACCATTATTAGATTTTCGCAAAGAATTAGATTTAGAAGAAAATCGTGACCGAAGAGATTTTCGCCGTAGACGTGGAGGTGTACAACTGTATGAGCGTAATTTAGAAGGTGAAGTATCTATTGAACCTATTCCTGGTCCATATCTTAAAGAAGCGCGGGAAGATTGGTTAAGAAAGTTGCTAACAGTTGAAAAGCAAATCCGTCAAACAGCACCAGAAAATATGCGCGACATCACTCTACTTACTATAGAAGAATTGAGTGAAATTCGCCGAATATGGTTAGAAGAAAGACACGAATTTGATGATAGTTTACCCCGAATATATGAAGAAGTCACAGGAGAAGTATTTAAAGATCCTCGTCCTGGTGCAGATCAAAGCATACTTGGTAGCGATGAATGGGAAATATTAGAAGAAATTTGTGATAATGACGGAATGTATTTAGAATTAATGGCTAGACTATTAGATACAGAAAGACAATTTAAGAAAAAAACTCGCCGTGTGGGTATCTACGAAAGCCTAGAAAAATGCTTTGATACAAGTTCCCGTTCACCAGAACAAGCGATCGCAAATGCCCATTTAAAACGGGATTTAAGACAAGCAGCATTAGAAGGTGATGTTGCGACAATTCGGGAAAAATTCAAACAATTAAGTTTAGGAGATACCGCCGAAAAACAAGAGAGTAAACCACAAACTTGGGCTAACTTCAAATATGCACAGAAGAACCCAGATGATAACCCAGACCAATAG
- the dndD gene encoding DNA sulfur modification protein DndD, whose protein sequence is MIFLELVLQNFGPYAGKQIINLNPQIDEDNTRPIILLGGMNGGGKTTLMDAIRLALYGQRAQCSTRGNLSYSDFLTQCVNSKSTPTEKTRIELVFEHIEEDRPIKYRVVRTWEKNPKDGKDHLGILGDDETWPIDSLVNIWDEYIENILPLGISNLFLFDGEQVKELAEQEIPPPIVVDAINGLLGLELADKLAIDLEILVNRKKREFADTKDLEKLAEIETRLQEKQAEYENNQIKLANLNIEVTELEKVHEEALDRFVNEGGKIAAERSQLEQQKEEKIKVANNVRESLCELAADVLPLALISPLLSQVQRQGEKELKTQQIQLAKDVLIARDERLLNWLQQLNLENNKVTNIQSFLAEDINNLYTNNLSTENTWLNGDEESLSLLDNITYRLQVSQNNAQKQLDELTNYEEEILTLERQVQTAAAPEEYTKLQKAVKEAQTEFNKIKSQSDIMTQKLIELDTETKKLRQELNEYTVQNIKYQNSEHIIDSALKVQQTLKVFRERLTLRKLNKLEEEVKNCFLYLLHKSDLVHRIAIDSKTFGLSLYDLNGKQVPKHRLSAGEKQLLAIAFLWGLAKVSGRRLPIAIDTPLGRLDSSHRNNLVERYFPSASHQVILLSTDTEIGKKEYQNLQETEAIAREYLLQYNSNKRETTIKPGYFW, encoded by the coding sequence ATGATCTTCCTAGAATTAGTCCTGCAAAACTTCGGTCCTTATGCTGGTAAACAAATCATCAACCTCAACCCCCAAATTGACGAAGACAACACCCGCCCAATTATTTTATTAGGGGGAATGAACGGCGGCGGAAAAACCACCCTTATGGATGCCATTCGCCTCGCATTATATGGACAACGCGCCCAATGTTCAACCAGGGGAAATCTGAGTTATAGTGATTTTTTAACCCAATGTGTAAATAGTAAAAGTACCCCTACAGAAAAGACTAGAATTGAATTAGTTTTTGAACATATTGAAGAAGATAGACCTATAAAATATCGGGTTGTGCGGACTTGGGAAAAAAATCCCAAAGACGGAAAAGACCATTTAGGAATATTAGGAGATGATGAAACATGGCCAATTGATTCATTAGTAAATATTTGGGATGAATATATAGAAAATATTTTGCCTTTAGGCATTTCTAATTTATTTCTCTTTGACGGTGAACAAGTTAAAGAACTTGCAGAACAGGAAATACCCCCGCCCATAGTTGTAGATGCTATTAACGGACTTTTGGGTTTAGAATTAGCTGATAAATTGGCAATTGATTTAGAGATATTAGTAAATCGCAAAAAACGAGAATTTGCAGATACAAAAGATTTAGAAAAATTAGCAGAAATTGAAACCCGACTTCAGGAAAAACAGGCAGAATATGAAAACAATCAGATAAAACTCGCAAATCTAAATATTGAAGTTACAGAATTAGAAAAAGTTCATGAAGAGGCTTTAGATAGATTTGTGAATGAAGGTGGTAAAATTGCTGCTGAACGTAGTCAGTTAGAACAACAAAAGGAAGAGAAAATTAAAGTTGCTAATAACGTTCGTGAATCTTTGTGTGAACTAGCTGCTGATGTTTTACCTTTAGCCTTAATTAGTCCTTTATTATCTCAAGTGCAAAGACAGGGAGAAAAAGAACTGAAAACTCAACAAATTCAATTAGCGAAAGATGTCTTAATTGCTAGAGATGAAAGATTATTGAATTGGCTACAACAATTAAATCTAGAAAATAATAAAGTTACTAATATTCAATCTTTTTTAGCTGAAGATATCAATAACTTATATACTAATAACTTATCCACAGAAAATACTTGGTTAAATGGAGATGAAGAAAGTTTAAGTTTACTTGACAATATAACCTATCGTTTACAAGTTTCCCAAAATAACGCCCAAAAGCAATTAGATGAATTAACTAATTATGAAGAAGAAATCCTCACCTTAGAAAGACAAGTACAAACTGCGGCTGCACCCGAAGAATATACAAAACTACAAAAAGCAGTAAAAGAAGCACAAACTGAATTTAATAAAATTAAATCTCAGTCAGACATAATGACTCAAAAACTGATAGAATTAGATACAGAAACCAAAAAATTGAGACAAGAACTAAATGAATATACTGTACAAAATATCAAATATCAAAATAGTGAACATATTATTGATTCTGCATTAAAAGTTCAACAAACATTAAAAGTATTTCGAGAAAGATTGACTTTGAGAAAATTAAATAAATTAGAAGAAGAAGTCAAAAACTGTTTTCTATATTTATTACACAAATCAGACTTAGTACATCGCATAGCTATTGATAGTAAAACCTTCGGCTTATCATTATATGATTTAAACGGAAAACAAGTCCCCAAACATCGGCTTTCCGCCGGTGAAAAACAACTATTAGCGATCGCATTTTTGTGGGGATTAGCCAAAGTATCAGGAAGACGCTTACCCATAGCCATAGACACCCCATTAGGAAGACTAGACTCCTCCCACCGAAACAACCTAGTAGAAAGATACTTTCCCTCAGCCAGCCATCAAGTAATCCTCCTTTCCACCGACACCGAAATCGGCAAAAAAGAATATCAAAACCTGCAAGAAACCGAAGCCATAGCCCGCGAATACCTACTCCAATATAACTCCAACAAAAGAGAAACCACAATCAAACCCGGTTATTTTTGGTGA
- a CDS encoding four helix bundle protein, which yields MGRPDFEELQVYKLSEKLANEIWKVVMGWDNFAKDTIGKQIVRSADSIGANIAEGRGRYNIQDNKRFIKIARGSLNETIHWMRLAYVRKLLTVEQVNILKPLIEELSPKLNAYLNSLGTGNSNK from the coding sequence ATGGGAAGACCGGATTTTGAAGAGTTACAAGTTTATAAGTTATCAGAAAAATTAGCAAATGAAATTTGGAAAGTAGTTATGGGATGGGATAATTTTGCTAAAGATACTATTGGTAAGCAGATTGTTCGTTCAGCAGATAGCATTGGAGCAAATATAGCAGAAGGTAGAGGACGTTACAATATTCAAGACAATAAACGCTTTATTAAAATTGCTAGAGGTTCTCTAAATGAAACAATTCATTGGATGCGACTTGCTTATGTTCGTAAATTATTAACAGTTGAACAAGTAAATATTCTCAAACCGTTAATAGAGGAACTTTCACCCAAATTAAATGCTTACTTAAACTCATTGGGAACTGGAAATAGTAACAAATAG
- the dndE gene encoding DNA sulfur modification protein DndE: protein MESPIERIKLSQTAKEQLLKLKRSTKIEQWNILCRWAFCRSLAEAAAPSPVPIPQDSNVEMTWRVFGGEMSDILLLALKQRCYNDGLDTDRETLITQFRLHLHRGIGYLAGDQNIKKIEDLIELATKKVKS, encoded by the coding sequence ATGGAATCACCAATAGAAAGAATCAAACTCTCCCAAACAGCCAAAGAACAACTCCTAAAACTCAAACGCAGCACCAAAATCGAACAATGGAACATATTATGCCGGTGGGCGTTTTGTCGTTCCCTTGCAGAAGCCGCCGCACCTTCCCCCGTACCTATCCCCCAAGATAGCAACGTCGAAATGACATGGCGGGTTTTTGGGGGAGAAATGTCCGATATTTTACTTTTAGCCCTCAAACAACGCTGCTACAACGACGGCTTAGATACAGATAGAGAAACCCTAATTACGCAATTTCGCTTACATTTGCATCGCGGTATTGGTTACTTAGCCGGAGATCAGAATATTAAGAAAATTGAAGATTTAATTGAACTAGCCACAAAGAAAGTAAAATCCTGA
- a CDS encoding AmpG family muropeptide MFS transporter: MKEIQALRQAFQSQKMGALLLLGFASGLPLFLTSRTLQLWMQDAKVDIAKITLFGLLSLPYSLKFLWSPLLDRFTPPLLGGRRGWLIITQIGLVLAIAALALQQPAQSEQVLQILAINCLIITFLSATQDIAGDAYRTDILNPLEAQPGASVWVLGYRIALFITSSLALVLADYLPWNVVYLLMAVIMAGSIFTTLWSPAEHKLQNKTQLAPISGKDVIFIVMITLLVAGLIAGVFVGFIPQPVFYWLLAGLLVAWITTSVLLPNSLLNEVSEDSPPENLQTAIFLPFKEFFHRFGIKQASLTLSFILLYKLGDSLVGITANLFLREIDFTKTEIGAIQAGMGFIATTVGVLAGGVIMTKINLNRSLWVFGGLQLLSNLGYYALAVANKKDYSLLVIAVNIENFSAGLVTVATVAFLMSLCNHRFTTTQFALFSSLMAISRDVLSAPAGSWAKATGWPTFFLLSLVAALPGLLLLPIVAPWHPKVLATTRPGLQEEDIWEHK, from the coding sequence ATGAAAGAAATTCAAGCACTCCGACAGGCATTCCAAAGCCAGAAAATGGGTGCTTTATTATTACTAGGTTTTGCATCAGGTTTACCACTATTCCTGACCAGTAGAACCCTACAACTATGGATGCAAGATGCCAAAGTTGATATTGCCAAAATCACCTTATTTGGGTTATTAAGTTTACCTTATTCCTTAAAATTCCTGTGGTCGCCCCTATTAGATAGATTTACACCACCATTGCTAGGTGGCAGAAGAGGGTGGTTAATTATTACCCAAATTGGGTTAGTATTAGCGATCGCTGCCCTTGCCCTTCAACAACCAGCCCAAAGCGAACAAGTATTACAAATCCTCGCCATCAATTGCCTGATTATTACCTTCCTCAGCGCCACCCAGGACATCGCTGGTGATGCCTACCGTACCGACATTTTAAACCCCCTAGAGGCGCAGCCAGGGGCATCTGTGTGGGTATTAGGCTACCGGATCGCCCTATTTATTACCAGTTCCCTCGCCTTAGTGTTAGCAGATTATCTACCTTGGAATGTAGTATATTTGCTCATGGCAGTGATTATGGCGGGAAGTATATTTACTACTTTGTGGTCGCCCGCAGAACACAAACTACAAAATAAAACACAACTAGCCCCCATTTCTGGCAAAGACGTGATTTTTATAGTCATGATCACGTTACTAGTAGCAGGGTTAATAGCTGGCGTTTTTGTCGGCTTCATTCCCCAACCTGTATTTTATTGGTTATTAGCAGGATTATTAGTGGCTTGGATAACGACATCCGTATTATTACCAAACTCCCTCCTAAATGAAGTTAGCGAAGATAGTCCACCTGAAAACTTACAAACAGCTATTTTCCTACCTTTCAAAGAATTTTTTCACCGCTTTGGCATCAAACAAGCCAGCTTAACACTCAGTTTTATTCTCCTCTATAAACTAGGTGATTCCCTGGTTGGGATTACAGCCAACCTATTTTTACGGGAAATAGACTTTACCAAAACCGAAATCGGCGCAATCCAAGCCGGAATGGGATTTATTGCCACCACCGTCGGCGTATTAGCTGGGGGTGTGATCATGACCAAAATTAACTTAAATCGCAGTTTGTGGGTATTTGGGGGGCTGCAATTATTGAGTAACTTAGGTTATTATGCCCTAGCTGTGGCTAATAAAAAAGATTATTCCCTACTAGTCATCGCCGTAAACATCGAAAACTTCTCGGCTGGATTAGTCACAGTCGCTACAGTCGCCTTTTTAATGAGTCTCTGTAACCACCGATTCACAACCACCCAGTTTGCGTTATTCTCCAGCCTCATGGCCATTAGTCGAGACGTACTTTCCGCACCCGCAGGAAGTTGGGCAAAAGCTACAGGTTGGCCGACATTTTTCTTACTTTCTCTTGTGGCGGCGTTACCTGGTTTGCTACTATTACCTATTGTTGCCCCTTGGCATCCCAAGGTATTGGCAACCACCAGACCAGGACTACAAGAAGAAGATATATGGGAACACAAGTAG
- a CDS encoding GNAT family N-acetyltransferase, whose amino-acid sequence MNFIPGYSLRQGSTLDKALLVKFMQRTYQEQFPDQDFSHLAHTVEQYFCRDTPLWWVYKEVGAVGEVGAVGEVGEVGAVGEEILHQLPITDYQSPVACLWVGNAIDQVSGDRHPHIFLLYVIPEYRRKGIGKGLMAYVENWATQKRDVSGKPSYRQIGLQVFLSNTPALNLYHQLGYQEQSLWMVKSL is encoded by the coding sequence TTGAATTTCATTCCCGGCTATTCTCTTCGCCAAGGTTCTACCCTCGATAAAGCCCTCTTGGTCAAGTTCATGCAGCGCACTTACCAAGAACAATTCCCTGATCAAGACTTTTCCCACTTAGCACATACAGTTGAGCAATACTTCTGTCGTGATACCCCCCTATGGTGGGTCTATAAAGAGGTAGGGGCGGTGGGGGAGGTAGGGGCGGTGGGGGAGGTAGGGGAGGTAGGGGCGGTGGGGGAGGAAATTCTTCACCAATTACCAATCACCGATTACCAATCACCCGTAGCTTGTTTATGGGTGGGGAATGCTATAGATCAGGTTAGTGGCGATCGCCATCCGCACATCTTTCTCCTGTACGTCATCCCAGAATATAGGCGCAAAGGCATTGGTAAAGGATTAATGGCTTATGTAGAAAATTGGGCTACACAAAAACGCGATGTCTCCGGCAAGCCCAGCTATCGCCAAATCGGACTACAAGTATTTCTCTCCAACACACCCGCATTAAATCTTTATCATCAACTTGGTTATCAAGAACAATCCCTCTGGATGGTAAAATCACTCTAA
- a CDS encoding HEAT repeat domain-containing protein yields MYDEYELSLLDAEVELESPLDKIEPLTDESEVEKPDAELMLVLLENTQPQQRMLAARAFCDIQDERATPHLIHLLTDNCPLVRVSAAYGIGRNPAKEAVEPLIMQLNRDFNGYVRKGIVWALGNCRDRRSLAPLTNALRTDIPAVRLWAASALAQMTEVGYEAIVGAIPALIEALVTDPIAAVRSNSAWTIGQLCKELPSNVVYATAIDALIQAFAEDKDLGVRADTKASLLGVGDPRGLQLIETLEQEGWF; encoded by the coding sequence ATGTACGACGAATACGAATTAAGCCTACTCGATGCTGAAGTTGAGCTAGAAAGCCCATTAGATAAAATAGAACCACTTACTGATGAGTCAGAAGTGGAAAAACCTGATGCGGAATTAATGCTGGTACTCTTAGAAAACACCCAGCCTCAACAACGGATGTTAGCAGCGCGTGCTTTTTGTGATATTCAAGATGAACGAGCAACACCTCATCTTATCCATCTTTTAACAGATAATTGTCCCCTAGTGCGAGTTAGTGCTGCTTATGGTATCGGACGTAACCCAGCCAAAGAAGCCGTAGAACCATTAATTATGCAACTCAACCGCGATTTTAATGGTTATGTTCGCAAAGGCATAGTCTGGGCTTTAGGTAATTGCCGCGATCGCCGTTCCTTAGCACCCCTCACTAATGCCCTGAGAACCGATATTCCCGCCGTCCGTCTCTGGGCAGCCAGCGCCCTAGCACAGATGACAGAAGTAGGTTATGAAGCCATCGTCGGCGCAATTCCCGCCCTAATTGAAGCCTTAGTTACAGACCCCATCGCCGCTGTACGAAGTAACTCCGCTTGGACAATTGGCCAGCTTTGTAAAGAACTACCATCTAACGTCGTCTATGCCACAGCTATAGACGCATTAATCCAAGCTTTTGCCGAAGATAAAGACTTAGGAGTGAGAGCAGACACCAAAGCCTCACTACTGGGCGTAGGAGATCCTCGTGGTTTACAATTAATCGAAACCCTAGAACAAGAAGGATGGTTTTAG